In one Nicotiana sylvestris chromosome 8, ASM39365v2, whole genome shotgun sequence genomic region, the following are encoded:
- the LOC104240414 gene encoding geraniol 8-hydroxylase-like encodes MNYLAIVGVLLLAWTLFQCISCLLVTNRSNKKLPPGPIPLPLIGNLHNILGGQPHQSLAKLADKFGPIISLKLGQITTVVISSSAVAKEIIQKQDLAFSSRTIPDAIHAINQYQFSVIWLPVDTRWRSLRKIMNTYIFSGNKLDANQHLRSQKIQDLIAYCHRCSQTRDAVSIGQVAFETSMNILSSIIFSKDVVDHYANLGKEFKDLVCKISEESGKPNLADYYPVLKRIDPQGIRRRLSKHLNILLEQIEGLIDERLEQRRKSSTSNSTDVLDVLLNISQEDPQAIDRNHIERLCLDLFIAGTDTTSNTLEWAMVEIMRKPYIMDKAKAELAEVIGKGKVIEEADVIHLPYLQCIVKETLRIHPTVPLLIRKVDQNVEACGYFIPKDSQVIVHLWSIGRDPTIWEEPLVFKPERFWGSKIDVRGQDFELIPFGVGRRICPGLPLAARTLSVMLGSLLNSFDWKAEGDIAPEHLDVEEKFGLTLARSIPLRVIPIPL; translated from the exons ATGAATTACTTAGCCATTGTGGGTGTATTACTACTTGCTTGGACTTTGTTTCAATGCATTTCTTGCCTTTTAGTAACCAACAGAAGTAACAAAAAACTTCCACCAGGTCCAATTCCCCTACCATTGATCGGAAATCTTCACAACATTCTTGGTGGTCAACCCCATCAGTCCCTGGCGAAGCTAGCTGACAAATTTGGCCCAATAATCAGCCTCAAATTAGGCCAAATAACGACGGTGGTAATATCTTCATCAGCCGTGGCAAAAGAAATTATTCAAAAGCAAGACTTGGCCTTTAGCAGTAGAACAATTCCAGATGCAATCCATGCCATTAATCAATATCAATTCTCTGTTATATGGCTGCCTGTTGATACACGGTGGAGAAGCCTCCGGAAAATTATGAATACTTATATCTTCTCCGGCAACAAGCTTGACGCAAATCAGCATCTCAG GTCTCAAAAGATCCAAGATTTAATAGCTTATTGCCATCGGTGTAGCCAAACAAGGGACGCAGTGAGTATAGGCCAAGTTGCTTTTGAGACCTCTATGAATATACTTTCAAGTATAATTTTTTCCAAGGATGTAGTGGATCATTATGCAAATTTAGGTAAAGAATTCAAGGATTTGGTGTGCAAAATATCGGAAGAATCTGGTAAACCCAACTTGGCTGATTATTATCCCGTGCTGAAAAGGATAGATCCGCAAGGAATAAGGCGACGCTTAAGCAAGCATTTGAATATATTGTTGGAGCAGATTGAGGGATTGATTGATGAACGGTTGGAGCAAAGGAGGAAATCGTCAACTAGTAATAGCACAGATGTTCTTGATGTTTTGTTAAATATTAGCCAAGAAGATCCACAGGCTATTGACAGAAATCACATAGAACGGTTATGTTTG GACCTTTTCATTGCTGGAACTGATACAACTTCCAATACATTAGAATGGGCAATGGTAGAGATCATGAGAAAACCATACATAATGGACAAAGCTAAAGCCGAGCTTGCTGAAGTTATTGGCAAAGGCAAGGTAATAGAAGAAGCCGATGTTATTCATCTCCCTTATTTGCAGTGCATAGTTAAAGAAACCTTGCGAATACATCCAACAGTTCCCCTTTTGATTCGCAAGGTAGATCAAAACGTTGAGGCATGTGGCTATTTTATTCCAAAAGACTCTCAAGTCATAGTGCACCTATGGTCAATTGGTCGCGACCCAACTATATGGGAAGAGCCTTTAGTATTTAAGCCTGAGAGGTTTTGGGGTTCGAAAATAGACGTTCGTGGCCAGGATTttgaactcattccttttggtgTTGGTCGGAGAATTTGCCCGGGGTTACCTTTGGCAGCCAGGACATTGTCTGTAATGTTGGGTTCATTGTTGAATTCATTTGATTGGAAAGCTGAAGGGGATATTGCACCAGAACATTTGGATGTGGAAGAAAAGTTTGGCCTTACACTGGCAAGATCAATTCCTTTACGAGTTATCCCTATTCCACTATAG